Proteins encoded together in one Impatiens glandulifera chromosome 1, dImpGla2.1, whole genome shotgun sequence window:
- the LOC124944112 gene encoding uncharacterized protein LOC124944112 — protein sequence MDSLSKTADIETGVSGCISEEEDEEEEQRAVYSKTCYRSLVRTDGSIETTMNSSSNVHVLDDVKLFETRTKVVKEKKSSKKPPRPPRSSKPLSLDVADQKLIIEISQLIILKRARVERIKALKVKSVKAASTSVNGNLFAMICTILFCVVLIFQGVSSRRRIDTATGFPSSRVSSEIVGYELPISPLN from the exons ATGGATTCCTTATCTAAAACTGCAGATATTGAGACTGGTGTTAGTGGGTGTATTAgtgaggaagaagatgaagaagaagaacaaagggCTGTTTATTCCAAGACTTGCTACAGGTCTCTGGTAAGAACTGATGGATCCATTGAAACAACTATGAACAGCAGTAGCAACGTTCATGTTTTGGATGATGTGAAATTGTTTGAGACAAGAACTAAAGTAGTTAAGGAGAAAAAATCGTCTAAAAAACCTCCAAGGCCTCCTCGATCTTCAAAACCTTTGTCACTTGATGTTGCTGATCAGAAGCTAATCATAGAGATTTCTCAACTTATAATCTTGAAACGGGCTAGAGTTGAGAGAATCAAAGCACTCAAGGTTAAATCTGTCAAAGCTGCTTCAACATCGGTTAATGGCAATCTCTTTGCCATGATATGCACAATCCTCTTCTGTGTCGTCCTCATCTTCCAAG GAGTTTCCTCTAGAAGAAGGATCGATACAGCGACGGGCTTTCCGAGTTCTCGGGTATCGTCTGAAATTGTCGGTTATGAGTTGCCAATTTCACCACTAAATTAG